The Apium graveolens cultivar Ventura chromosome 11, ASM990537v1, whole genome shotgun sequence genome has a window encoding:
- the LOC141696549 gene encoding putative disease resistance protein At1g50180 — protein sequence MGGLGKTTLAQKIYHHSTIKTHFAGLAWVSISRKWQSKLVLPRILVSLVPEKKNEILMMDDDMLVENLLQIQQRKKCLIVLDDIWSTNAWDSLKDAFTAEKSVSKLLLTSHKIDVAKHVNPKGFIHRPVLLSADQSWEFLRLKAL from the coding sequence ATGGGAGGTCTAGGTAAAACCACTCTCGCGCAAAAAATCTACCATCATTCCACAATAAAGACTCATTTTGCTGGTTTAGCTTGGGTTTCCATTTCACGAAAGTGGCAATCAAAACTTGTATTGCCGCGGATTCTTGTAAGTCTTGTACCTGAGAAAAAAAATGAAATCCTAATGATGGACGATGACATGTTAGTGGAGAATCTACTGCAAATTCAGCAAAGGAAAAAATGCTTAATAGTCCTTGATGACATATGGTCAACCAATGCTTGGGATTCTTTAAAAGATGCCTTCACAGCTGAAAAATCTGTAAGCAAATTATTGCTTACTAGTCATAAAATTGATGTTGCTAAGCATGTAAATCCAAAAGGGTTCATTCACCGACCTGTACTTCTGAGTGCAGACCAAAGCTGGGAGTTTCTTCGATTGAAAGCTCTTTAA